One genomic window of Paraburkholderia acidiphila includes the following:
- the ilvC gene encoding ketol-acid reductoisomerase, whose amino-acid sequence MKVFYDKDADLSLIKGKQVTIIGYGSQGHAHALNLKDSGVNVTVGLRKNGASWSKAENAGLQVKEVAEAVKNADVVMMLLPDEQIADVYAKEVHANIKNGAALAFAHGFNVHYGQVIPRADLDVIMIAPKAPGHTVRGTYSQGGGVPHLIAVHQDKSGAARDIALSYAAANGGGRAGIIETNFREETETDLFGEQAVLCGGTVDLIKAGFETLVEAGYAPEMAYFECLHELKLIVDLIYEGGIANMNYSISNNAEYGEYVTGPRVITAETKKVMKEVLKDIQTGEYAKSFILENKAGAPTLQSRRRLGAEHQIEVVGAKLRAMMPWIAANKLVDQSKN is encoded by the coding sequence ATGAAAGTTTTCTACGACAAGGACGCCGATCTCTCCCTCATCAAGGGCAAGCAGGTCACGATCATCGGTTACGGCTCGCAAGGCCACGCACACGCGCTGAACCTGAAGGACAGCGGCGTGAACGTCACGGTCGGTCTGCGCAAGAACGGCGCATCGTGGAGCAAGGCTGAGAACGCCGGCCTGCAGGTCAAGGAAGTGGCCGAAGCGGTGAAGAACGCCGACGTCGTCATGATGCTCCTGCCCGACGAGCAGATCGCCGATGTCTACGCGAAGGAAGTCCACGCGAACATCAAGAACGGCGCAGCGCTGGCATTCGCGCACGGCTTCAACGTGCACTACGGTCAGGTGATCCCGCGCGCGGATCTCGACGTCATCATGATCGCCCCGAAGGCGCCGGGCCACACGGTTCGCGGCACGTACTCGCAAGGCGGCGGCGTGCCCCACCTGATCGCTGTCCACCAGGACAAGTCGGGCGCAGCGCGTGACATCGCGCTGTCGTACGCAGCGGCGAACGGCGGCGGCCGTGCCGGCATCATCGAAACGAACTTCCGCGAAGAAACCGAAACCGACCTGTTCGGCGAACAAGCCGTGCTGTGCGGCGGTACGGTCGACCTGATCAAGGCTGGCTTCGAAACGCTGGTGGAAGCCGGCTACGCGCCGGAAATGGCGTACTTCGAGTGCCTGCACGAACTGAAGCTGATCGTCGATCTGATCTACGAAGGCGGCATCGCCAACATGAACTACTCGATCTCGAACAACGCCGAATACGGCGAGTACGTGACGGGCCCGCGCGTCATCACGGCCGAGACGAAGAAGGTCATGAAGGAAGTCCTGAAGGACATCCAGACCGGCGAATACGCCAAGAGCTTCATCCTGGAAAACAAGGCCGGCGCGCCGACGCTGCAATCGCGCCGCCGCCTTGGCGCCGAGCACCAGATCGAAGTGGTCGGTGCGAAGCTGCGCGCGATGATGCCGTGGATCGCCGCGAACAAGCTCGTCGACCAGTCGAAGAACTAA
- a CDS encoding UDP-2,3-diacylglucosamine diphosphatase, producing MAQKTSATTLFRQTTGRGTDSATFHPSPGGATFPAPPLPPSSYDDAPSTGSHDDDHPDPTRYRTIWLSDIHLGTGGCQASYLLDFLRHNESEYLYLVGDIIDGWQLKKGWYWPQAHNDVVQKVLRKARKGTQVIYIPGNHDESARQFCNLAFGDIHVREEAFHTTLTGKRLWVVHGDLFDGVIQHAKWLAYLGDSAYTLILLLNRWFNRVRAKLGFQYWSLSQYLKHQVKNAVNFISSFERVMTDEARRRGCDGVVCGHIHKAEIRDIDGILYCNDGDWVESLSALVETFEGELRIVYWTVKRAPEEQVSTRKARVSAA from the coding sequence ATGGCCCAAAAGACGTCAGCGACCACCCTGTTCCGGCAGACCACCGGACGAGGCACCGATTCCGCCACGTTCCACCCGTCCCCCGGCGGAGCCACCTTTCCCGCCCCGCCCCTGCCGCCCTCATCGTACGACGACGCCCCGAGCACCGGCTCCCACGATGACGATCACCCCGACCCCACCCGCTACCGCACGATCTGGCTCTCCGATATCCATCTCGGCACAGGCGGCTGCCAGGCCTCGTATCTGCTCGACTTTCTGCGCCACAACGAGTCGGAGTATCTGTACCTCGTGGGCGACATCATCGACGGATGGCAGTTGAAGAAGGGCTGGTACTGGCCGCAGGCGCACAACGACGTCGTGCAAAAAGTGCTGCGCAAAGCGCGCAAAGGCACCCAGGTCATCTACATCCCGGGCAACCACGACGAGAGCGCGCGCCAGTTCTGCAATCTCGCGTTCGGCGACATCCACGTCCGCGAGGAAGCCTTTCACACGACGCTCACCGGCAAACGCCTGTGGGTCGTGCACGGCGATCTCTTCGACGGCGTGATCCAGCACGCCAAGTGGCTCGCCTATCTCGGCGACTCGGCCTACACGCTGATCCTCCTGCTCAACCGCTGGTTCAACCGTGTGCGCGCGAAGCTCGGCTTCCAGTACTGGTCGCTCTCGCAGTACCTCAAGCATCAGGTGAAGAACGCGGTGAACTTCATCTCTTCGTTCGAGCGCGTGATGACCGACGAAGCGCGCCGCCGCGGCTGCGACGGCGTGGTCTGCGGCCACATCCACAAGGCCGAGATCCGCGACATCGACGGCATTCTGTACTGCAACGACGGCGACTGGGTGGAGAGCCTTTCCGCCCTCGTCGAGACGTTCGAAGGCGAGTTGCGCATCGTCTACTGGACCGTGAAGCGCGCACCGGAAGAGCAGGTCTCGACACGTAAGGCGCGCGTGAGCGCCGCTTGA
- a CDS encoding acetolactate synthase 3 catalytic subunit — protein sequence MNMPSAEFSTSAPPSQESDPQGNTQSIGGTVLMKALADEQVEFIWGYPGGSVLYIYDELYKQDKIQHVLVRHEQAAVHAADAYARSTGNVGVCLVTSGPGVTNAVTGIATAYMDSIPMVIISGQVPTAAIGQDAFQECDTVGITRPCVKHNFLVKDVRDLAATVKKAFYIARTGRPGPVLIDIPKDVSKTPCAYEPVKNVTLRSYNPVTKGHSGQIRKAVSLLLSAKRPYIYTGGGIILADASRELNQFADLLGYPVTNTLMGLGGYRASDRKFLGMLGMHGTYEANMAMQHCDVLIAIGARFDDRVIGDPAHFASRPRKIIHIDIDPSSISKRVKVDIPIVGDVKEVLKELIEQLQHAEHGPDTAALADWWKDIEGWREKNCLKFDRSSDIIKPQYVVEKAWELTGGNAFVCSDVGQHQMWAAQFYRFNQPRRWINSGGLGTMGFGLPAAMGVKMAHPDDDVLCITGEGSIQMCIQELSTCKQYDTPVKIISLNNRYLGMVRQWQQIEYSKRYSHSYMDALPDFVKLAEAYGHVGMRIEKTADVEPALKEALRLKDRTVFLDFQTDPSENVWPMVQAGKGITEMLLGSEDL from the coding sequence ATGAATATGCCCAGCGCGGAATTCTCCACGTCGGCCCCCCCTTCGCAAGAATCTGACCCTCAAGGCAACACCCAATCCATCGGCGGAACCGTGCTGATGAAGGCGCTCGCCGACGAGCAGGTCGAATTCATCTGGGGCTACCCCGGCGGCTCGGTACTCTACATCTACGACGAGCTGTACAAGCAGGACAAGATCCAGCACGTTCTCGTGCGCCACGAACAGGCAGCCGTGCACGCGGCCGACGCCTATGCGCGTTCGACCGGCAACGTCGGCGTGTGTCTCGTGACCTCGGGACCTGGCGTCACCAATGCGGTGACGGGCATCGCGACGGCCTATATGGACTCGATCCCGATGGTGATCATCAGCGGCCAGGTGCCTACCGCCGCGATTGGTCAAGACGCCTTCCAGGAGTGCGACACGGTCGGTATCACGCGTCCCTGCGTGAAGCACAACTTCCTCGTGAAGGACGTGCGCGATCTCGCCGCCACCGTCAAGAAAGCTTTTTACATTGCGCGCACCGGCCGTCCCGGCCCCGTGCTGATCGACATTCCGAAGGACGTGTCGAAGACGCCGTGCGCGTATGAACCGGTCAAGAACGTCACGCTGCGTTCGTACAACCCGGTCACCAAGGGCCACTCGGGGCAGATCCGCAAGGCGGTTTCGCTGCTCCTCTCGGCCAAACGTCCGTATATCTACACCGGCGGCGGCATCATCCTCGCGGATGCGTCGCGCGAACTGAACCAGTTCGCCGATCTGCTCGGCTACCCGGTCACGAACACGCTGATGGGGCTGGGCGGCTACCGCGCGAGCGACCGCAAGTTCCTCGGCATGCTCGGCATGCACGGCACCTACGAAGCCAACATGGCGATGCAGCACTGCGACGTGCTGATCGCGATCGGTGCGCGCTTCGACGACCGTGTGATCGGCGATCCGGCGCACTTCGCCTCGCGTCCGCGCAAGATCATTCACATCGACATCGACCCGTCGTCGATCTCGAAGCGCGTGAAGGTCGATATCCCCATCGTCGGCGACGTGAAGGAAGTGCTCAAGGAGCTCATCGAGCAGCTTCAGCACGCCGAACACGGCCCGGACACGGCCGCGCTTGCCGACTGGTGGAAGGACATCGAAGGCTGGCGCGAGAAGAACTGCCTGAAGTTCGACCGCTCGAGCGACATCATCAAGCCGCAGTACGTGGTGGAAAAGGCGTGGGAACTCACGGGCGGCAACGCGTTCGTGTGTTCGGACGTCGGCCAGCACCAGATGTGGGCCGCGCAGTTCTATCGCTTCAACCAGCCGCGCCGCTGGATCAACTCCGGTGGTCTCGGCACGATGGGCTTCGGCCTGCCGGCTGCGATGGGCGTGAAGATGGCGCACCCCGACGACGACGTGCTGTGCATCACGGGCGAAGGCTCGATCCAGATGTGTATTCAGGAGCTGTCGACCTGCAAGCAGTACGACACGCCCGTGAAGATCATTTCGCTGAATAACCGCTACCTCGGCATGGTCCGCCAGTGGCAGCAGATCGAATACAGCAAGCGCTATTCGCATTCGTACATGGATGCGCTGCCTGACTTCGTGAAGCTCGCCGAAGCGTATGGCCACGTCGGCATGCGGATCGAAAAGACGGCGGACGTCGAGCCGGCGCTGAAGGAAGCGCTGCGTTTGAAGGACCGCACGGTGTTCCTCGATTTCCAGACCGACCCTTCCGAAAACGTCTGGCCGATGGTACAGGCCGGCAAGGGCATCACCGAGATGCTGCTCGGTTCGGAAGACCTCTAA
- a CDS encoding RNA polymerase sigma factor, giving the protein MASDKELADFLAGVERRAFKQTVYAVRDDDASLDIVQDAMIKLAEKYGDRPAAELPLLFQRILQNTMHDYFRRQKVRNTWVSLFSSLGNADDEEFDPLETFEAEQGTAGAESSEQQIERAQVLQMIDDEIQKLPARQREAFLMRYWEDMDVAETAAAMGCSEGSVKTHCSRATHTLAQALKAKGITL; this is encoded by the coding sequence ATGGCATCAGACAAGGAACTCGCCGACTTTCTGGCGGGCGTCGAAAGACGCGCGTTCAAGCAGACGGTCTACGCCGTAAGGGACGACGACGCCTCGCTCGACATCGTGCAGGACGCGATGATCAAGCTCGCGGAAAAATACGGAGACCGCCCGGCCGCAGAACTCCCCCTGCTCTTTCAGCGTATTTTGCAAAATACGATGCACGACTATTTTCGTCGGCAGAAAGTACGCAATACTTGGGTGAGTCTGTTTTCGTCGCTCGGCAACGCCGACGACGAGGAGTTCGACCCCCTCGAGACCTTCGAAGCGGAGCAGGGCACGGCCGGCGCCGAGAGCAGCGAGCAGCAGATCGAGCGCGCTCAGGTGCTCCAGATGATCGACGACGAGATCCAGAAATTACCGGCACGTCAACGGGAGGCGTTTCTGATGCGTTACTGGGAGGATATGGATGTCGCTGAGACTGCCGCCGCAATGGGCTGCTCCGAAGGCAGCGTGAAAACGCACTGCTCCCGGGCCACCCACACGCTGGCGCAAGCGCTCAAGGCCAAAGGAATCACGCTATGA
- a CDS encoding DUF3619 family protein — MSSALENKELAFVREMRRALDESAASLPAGTTARLAAARKTALAHKKAEVVLVRAPSLAAAGVGSLSGAPAHLPARRRSAFARFALAWPLAALVAGLFAIAYFEDQQRTAELADIDAAMLSDDLPLTAYLDHGFNAYLTRAH; from the coding sequence ATGAGCTCCGCCCTCGAAAATAAAGAACTAGCGTTCGTGCGGGAGATGCGTCGTGCGCTCGACGAGAGCGCCGCCAGCCTCCCCGCTGGTACCACCGCCCGGCTCGCCGCCGCACGCAAGACCGCACTCGCCCATAAAAAGGCCGAGGTCGTGCTCGTGCGCGCACCATCGCTCGCCGCGGCCGGCGTTGGCAGCCTGTCCGGCGCGCCTGCGCACCTGCCCGCGCGGCGCCGTTCGGCGTTCGCACGCTTCGCGCTCGCCTGGCCGCTCGCGGCGCTCGTGGCGGGCCTCTTTGCCATCGCGTACTTCGAAGATCAGCAACGCACCGCCGAACTCGCCGATATCGACGCAGCCATGCTGAGCGACGACCTGCCGCTCACGGCCTACCTCGATCACGGGTTCAACGCGTATCTGACGCGCGCGCACTAA
- a CDS encoding DUF3106 domain-containing protein, whose translation MSYKRGLAVVIGSVVAAVVSYVATYPRFHPEPTGENTAGAATPAKAPSTDNPIATAFAPLPGQSDPLAWVRLSDAQHVALAPFATEWDRFSDERKRKWLKIAARYPKMSPEAQKRLHERMAEWVGMTPEQRRVARENYQVSKELPAQARQRAWKAYQQLPEEQKERLAASEHKRRPTVVSAPPSGNKSEIRDIQRLVNERDHGSLPRAPAGATGASGTAGASSTGSGLAPAAPGTPTEPPAASSFASGIPAAGSFVPATPIPVSPAEAPAAFKGS comes from the coding sequence GTGAGTTACAAGCGCGGCCTGGCCGTTGTCATTGGATCTGTGGTCGCGGCAGTCGTGTCGTATGTGGCGACCTACCCGCGCTTTCACCCCGAGCCGACTGGCGAAAACACCGCTGGCGCGGCCACGCCGGCGAAAGCGCCCTCGACCGACAATCCGATCGCAACCGCGTTCGCGCCGTTGCCAGGCCAGTCCGACCCGCTCGCGTGGGTGCGTCTCAGCGATGCACAGCACGTCGCTCTCGCGCCATTCGCCACCGAATGGGACCGCTTCAGCGACGAACGAAAGCGAAAATGGCTGAAGATCGCAGCACGTTACCCGAAAATGTCACCTGAAGCGCAGAAGCGTCTGCATGAGCGCATGGCGGAATGGGTCGGCATGACGCCGGAGCAACGGCGCGTCGCGCGTGAAAACTACCAGGTTTCCAAGGAATTGCCGGCGCAGGCGCGCCAGCGCGCCTGGAAGGCTTATCAGCAACTCCCCGAAGAGCAGAAAGAACGCCTTGCCGCGAGCGAGCACAAGCGCCGGCCAACGGTCGTGAGCGCCCCGCCGAGCGGCAACAAGAGCGAAATTCGCGATATTCAGCGGCTCGTCAACGAACGTGATCACGGTAGTTTGCCGCGTGCGCCCGCGGGCGCCACCGGGGCATCGGGCACAGCTGGCGCGAGCAGCACGGGTTCGGGTCTCGCGCCTGCAGCGCCCGGCACGCCGACCGAGCCACCGGCAGCTTCGTCGTTTGCGTCGGGCATTCCCGCTGCCGGCAGTTTCGTGCCGGCCACGCCGATTCCTGTCTCGCCAGCCGAAGCGCCCGCGGCGTTCAAGGGCTCCTGA
- the ilvN gene encoding acetolactate synthase small subunit, translated as MRHIISVLLENEPGALSRVVGLFSARGYNIETLTVAPTEDRSLSRMTIVSIGSDDVIEQITKHLNRLIEVVKVVDLTEGAHIERELMLIKVRAVGKEREEMKRMADIFRGRIIDVTEKTYTIELTGASDKLDAFIEAIDATAILETVRTGGSGIGRGERILKV; from the coding sequence ATGAGACACATTATTTCCGTTTTGCTGGAAAACGAGCCGGGCGCGCTTTCGCGCGTGGTCGGCCTCTTCTCCGCACGCGGCTACAACATTGAAACCTTGACGGTGGCGCCGACCGAAGACCGTTCGCTGTCGCGCATGACCATCGTTTCCATTGGCTCGGACGACGTGATCGAACAGATCACGAAGCATCTGAACCGCCTGATCGAGGTGGTGAAAGTGGTCGACCTTACCGAGGGCGCCCACATCGAGCGCGAGCTGATGCTGATCAAGGTAAGGGCGGTCGGCAAGGAACGTGAGGAGATGAAGCGGATGGCGGATATTTTCCGCGGCCGCATCATCGACGTCACCGAAAAGACCTACACGATCGAACTGACGGGCGCGAGCGACAAGCTCGACGCGTTCATCGAAGCGATCGATGCGACCGCGATTCTCGAAACCGTCCGTACGGGCGGCTCGGGCATTGGGCGCGGAGAGCGCATTCTGAAGGTGTGA
- a CDS encoding RDD family protein: MPPAVALPVEPAPVSIRRRLAALVYESVLLFGVVFAAGLAFSLVMQQRNGYTHHNAMAAWIVFVAGAYFVGFWHKGGQTLPMKTWRLRVIGPNDQPPTLARATLRYLAAWLWFLPPLVMHPLLNLSIPHTLALEACWFVIWAASARFSHDRQFLHDRIAGTRIVAITRQGATA, translated from the coding sequence CTGCCGCCCGCCGTCGCCCTCCCCGTTGAACCCGCGCCCGTTTCGATTCGCCGCCGCCTCGCCGCGCTCGTCTACGAGAGCGTGCTGCTTTTCGGCGTCGTCTTCGCCGCCGGACTCGCGTTCAGTCTCGTCATGCAGCAGCGTAATGGCTACACGCATCACAACGCGATGGCGGCCTGGATCGTCTTCGTAGCCGGTGCGTACTTCGTCGGCTTCTGGCACAAGGGCGGACAAACGCTGCCGATGAAAACCTGGCGACTGCGCGTGATCGGCCCGAACGACCAGCCGCCCACGCTCGCGCGAGCGACCTTGCGCTATCTCGCCGCGTGGCTGTGGTTTCTGCCGCCGCTCGTGATGCATCCGCTGCTCAATCTTTCGATTCCGCACACGCTGGCTCTCGAAGCGTGCTGGTTCGTGATCTGGGCCGCCAGCGCCCGCTTCTCCCACGACCGTCAGTTCCTTCACGACCGCATTGCGGGCACGCGCATTGTCGCAATCACGCGACAGGGCGCGACGGCGTAG